The following are from one region of the Nymphaea colorata isolate Beijing-Zhang1983 chromosome 7, ASM883128v2, whole genome shotgun sequence genome:
- the LOC116257652 gene encoding mitochondrial pyruvate carrier 4-like, whose amino-acid sequence MAAASKLQALWNHPAGPKTIHFWAPTFKWGISIANIADFSKPPENISYPQQVAVACTGLIWSRYSTVIKPKNWNLFSVNVAMAGTGLYQLSRKIRQDYFSEKEEALIEE is encoded by the exons ATGGCTGCCGCCTCCAAGCTCCAGGCTCTCTGGAACCACCCTGCTGGGCCCAAAACCA TTCACTTCTGGGCACCAACTTTTAAGTGGGGCATTAGTATAGCTAATATTGCGGACTTCTCAAAGCCACCTGAAAATATTTCCTATCCCCAGCAAGTAG CTGTTGCATGTACTGGCCTCATCTGGTCCCGCTACAGCACAGTTATAAAACCG AAAAATTGGAACCTATTTAGTGTGAATGTTGCCATGGCAGGGACTGGCCTTTATCAGCTTTCTCGGAAAATTCG CCAAGATTACTTTTCTGAAAAGGAGGAGGCCCTTATCGAGGAGTAG